A single window of Vicia villosa cultivar HV-30 ecotype Madison, WI unplaced genomic scaffold, Vvil1.0 ctg.000195F_1_1_1, whole genome shotgun sequence DNA harbors:
- the LOC131625213 gene encoding putative calcium-binding protein CML19 has protein sequence MRSSMEFERVLSYFDEDGDGKISLTELRSRMSRISGEFELEEAEIAIETLDSDGDGLLALEDLITLMESVSEDEKLKDLKEAFEMYDNEGCGFITPKSLKRMLKKLGDSKSIDECKLMIGRFDLDGDGVLSFDEFRVMME, from the coding sequence ATGAGGAGTAGCATGGAATTTGAGCGTGTTCTTAGCTACTTTGATGAAGACGGTGACGGAAAGATTTCGCTGACAGAGTTAAGGAGTAGAATGTCAAGGATTAGTGGAGAGTTTGAATTGGAAGAAGCAGAAATTGCAATTGAGACATTGGATTCTGATGGTGATGGTTTATTGGCTTTGGAGGATTTGATAACGCTTATGGAATCAGTTAGTGAGGATGAGAAATTGAAGGATTTGAAGGAAGCATTTGAAATGTATGATAATGAAGGGTGTGGGTTCATAACACCAAAGAGTTTGAAAAGAATGTTGAAAAAATTGGGAGATTCAAAGTCCATTGATGAATGTAAGTTGATGATTGGAAGGTTTGATTTGGATGGAGATGGTGTGCTTAGTTTTGATGAATTCAGAGTTATGATGGAATGA